From Haloglomus litoreum, the proteins below share one genomic window:
- a CDS encoding FtsX-like permease family protein, which produces MSYRRALLTRWSRRDRLAVLVVAVTVAFLVGTTLLVFAAGTQTATIAAQFDSPGSVTVHDSPAAAAASDPDAVVLPLGRSNGTTVVGIPENASVGGVALRDAVPSDWEVVTPDGVESPRAALAVHPDGRSADARDGANSTGASGAIARAVPNEGVPLLSALAFFIAGTQQALVVVGVAAACGGLLVGVTTYSVTRMSVRDRRPTIRVVRATGGRPRTVLGLFAVRAGLLTGVGVALGYAIGVIATNAAVNVAVMAGLPTSLAVQVSPRAVRVLVPLFAALVGVGIGSGIVASWSAARAPPGSLTDPVSGRPSTDADTGIVARLRAAARPRILGWQPLIPTAATLTAFVLFVGLAAGLAGVAAPIAGGAGPLAGLVDSGTAVETTTIVQPGSTHPVSSQLPAGYADALRARGASASPEILLFEVVDGQPVPARGANYTAFAGVTDADLVTGRAPRNASEAVIGADAAATLDLSVGDRMLLGGSTQPAVTQVRLVGTFEAAGPFDDQVVVPLATARSLTGVGADRANLIRTTDLPATDPTIQSGIGVIGLSTPDRVPAEGQLRVGMTVRNDAPEEGTERITVTYRNTTRTVEVTLAPLRSTTRTVTFPAGAAGTATVEAGDASRSVTVVPRDALVLEGVPGRAPPGSEPLVRVVNASGTPTRATVTVTNGSWNRSVSTGGNGRTRLALPATAGTYTVRATANGATAAETTVTVATNATRQVVTRLTVRPDAPSTLVRPTAALRLSNPWNRTLTRRVQLTGPGVTRGRELRLAPGERTALETRLGRQPPGEFTVTATVGSGTGATALNTTYRVTGDDRIVAALATSGRTGTSGIGQAIEVAFGNFGLLVGTLVGLAALMTVGGTTAAFAAAVAARRRTLGVFRATGATPARVARLVLADALRIGVVAALLAVALASVALAGLGAADLLVVFGVRLGFPTPAVLAVCAAGAVLLTLVAAGLALVGPLRAPPGSLLGGGGPEPPDAATRSSDRQPRPSGATLGVDSIDGGDDD; this is translated from the coding sequence ATGAGCTATCGTCGCGCGCTTCTCACGCGCTGGTCGCGCCGTGACCGGCTCGCGGTGCTGGTGGTGGCCGTGACCGTGGCCTTTCTCGTCGGGACGACGCTGCTGGTCTTCGCCGCGGGCACACAGACCGCCACCATCGCCGCACAGTTCGACTCACCGGGGTCGGTGACGGTCCACGACTCACCCGCGGCTGCGGCCGCGAGCGACCCGGACGCGGTCGTGTTGCCGCTCGGCCGGTCGAACGGGACGACCGTCGTGGGCATCCCCGAGAACGCCTCCGTCGGTGGCGTTGCGCTCCGCGATGCCGTGCCGTCGGACTGGGAGGTCGTCACACCGGACGGGGTCGAGTCGCCACGCGCGGCGCTGGCCGTCCATCCCGATGGACGGAGTGCAGACGCACGGGACGGAGCGAACTCGACCGGCGCCAGCGGGGCCATCGCGAGGGCCGTGCCGAACGAGGGCGTCCCGCTGCTGTCGGCACTGGCATTCTTCATCGCCGGGACGCAGCAGGCACTCGTCGTCGTCGGCGTGGCAGCGGCGTGCGGGGGCCTGCTGGTCGGCGTGACGACCTACAGCGTCACGCGGATGAGCGTCCGCGACCGACGTCCGACGATCCGGGTGGTTCGAGCCACGGGCGGGCGGCCACGGACCGTCCTCGGACTGTTCGCGGTACGCGCCGGGCTGTTGACCGGCGTCGGCGTGGCGCTGGGCTACGCGATCGGCGTCATCGCGACGAATGCGGCCGTGAACGTCGCGGTCATGGCCGGGTTGCCGACATCGCTCGCCGTGCAGGTGTCGCCACGGGCGGTCCGGGTACTGGTTCCGTTGTTCGCCGCCCTCGTCGGCGTCGGCATCGGGAGCGGCATCGTCGCATCGTGGAGCGCAGCTCGGGCGCCGCCCGGGTCGCTAACGGACCCAGTCAGTGGACGCCCGAGCACGGACGCTGACACGGGAATCGTGGCGCGGCTTCGGGCAGCCGCACGGCCACGAATCTTGGGCTGGCAGCCGCTGATTCCGACCGCGGCGACACTGACGGCGTTCGTCCTGTTCGTCGGGCTGGCCGCGGGGCTGGCCGGCGTCGCCGCGCCGATCGCGGGCGGCGCCGGACCGCTCGCGGGGCTGGTCGACAGCGGGACCGCCGTCGAGACGACGACGATCGTCCAGCCCGGGAGCACCCATCCGGTGAGTAGTCAGCTCCCGGCCGGATACGCCGACGCGCTCCGGGCACGCGGGGCAAGTGCGAGTCCCGAGATCCTCCTGTTCGAGGTCGTCGACGGCCAACCAGTCCCCGCCCGCGGGGCGAACTACACAGCGTTCGCGGGGGTGACCGACGCCGACCTGGTCACCGGGCGTGCGCCACGGAACGCCTCCGAGGCCGTCATCGGGGCCGATGCAGCCGCGACGCTCGACCTCTCGGTCGGCGACCGGATGCTCCTAGGTGGGAGCACCCAGCCCGCGGTCACGCAGGTCCGGCTGGTCGGGACCTTCGAGGCCGCGGGCCCGTTCGACGACCAGGTCGTGGTGCCGCTGGCGACGGCGCGGTCGCTGACCGGCGTCGGTGCAGATCGGGCGAACCTCATCCGGACGACGGATCTCCCGGCTACGGACCCGACCATCCAGAGCGGCATCGGTGTCATCGGGCTCTCGACGCCCGACCGAGTGCCCGCCGAGGGGCAGCTGCGGGTCGGTATGACCGTTCGGAACGACGCACCCGAAGAGGGGACCGAGCGGATCACCGTCACGTACCGCAACACGACGCGGACCGTCGAGGTGACGCTGGCACCGTTGCGCTCGACGACCCGAACCGTCACCTTCCCCGCGGGTGCAGCCGGAACCGCCACCGTGGAAGCCGGTGACGCCAGCCGCAGCGTGACGGTCGTCCCCCGGGATGCACTCGTACTGGAAGGCGTCCCAGGGCGGGCACCGCCCGGGTCCGAGCCGCTTGTCCGGGTAGTCAACGCCTCGGGGACGCCGACACGAGCGACGGTGACGGTGACGAACGGGTCCTGGAACCGTTCAGTTTCCACGGGTGGCAACGGTCGGACACGCCTCGCGCTGCCCGCCACGGCCGGCACCTACACCGTGCGGGCGACAGCGAACGGAGCGACGGCCGCGGAAACGACGGTTACCGTCGCGACGAACGCGACCCGGCAGGTAGTGACTCGACTGACGGTCCGCCCGGACGCCCCCAGCACGCTCGTCCGGCCGACGGCGGCGCTCCGGTTGTCGAACCCCTGGAACCGGACGCTGACGCGTCGGGTGCAGTTGACAGGTCCCGGAGTCACACGGGGCCGGGAACTCCGGCTGGCACCCGGAGAGCGGACGGCACTCGAGACACGACTCGGTCGGCAGCCTCCGGGCGAGTTCACCGTCACCGCGACCGTCGGGTCGGGGACCGGCGCGACGGCGCTGAACACCACCTACCGCGTGACCGGTGACGACCGCATCGTCGCGGCGCTGGCGACCAGTGGCCGGACGGGGACGAGCGGTATCGGCCAGGCGATCGAGGTGGCGTTCGGGAACTTCGGGCTGCTCGTCGGGACGCTCGTAGGGCTCGCAGCGCTGATGACCGTCGGCGGAACGACCGCCGCGTTCGCGGCTGCCGTCGCGGCGCGCCGCCGGACACTGGGTGTCTTCCGTGCGACGGGGGCGACACCCGCTCGTGTCGCGCGGCTGGTGCTGGCCGACGCGCTGCGAATCGGTGTCGTCGCGGCGCTGCTCGCAGTCGCCCTGGCATCGGTCGCGCTCGCCGGCCTCGGGGCTGCCGATCTGCTCGTCGTGTTCGGCGTCCGCCTCGGCTTCCCGACGCCGGCCGTGCTGGCCGTCTGTGCTGCGGGCGCGGTGCTGTTGACGCTCGTGGCTGCCGGCCTCGCGCTGGTCGGGCCACTCCGGGCGCCGCCCGGTTCGTTACTCGGTGGCGGCGGTCCGGAGCCCCCCGACGCGGCCACTCGAAGCTCGGACCGGCAGCCTCGCCCGTCCGGGGCGACCCTCGGTGTGGATTCAATCGATGGTGGTGACGATGACTGA
- a CDS encoding sodium:phosphate symporter — translation MTDRRRTLVLVALATLAVGIATRAWPLYWSPYPATLDAFRYARLAEATVEGALPVATLQADELVFTMVHGFLAAVTGVSTLRIAQPMVAVTGGASCLTAVALVARIGRERGWSSRRVRVAATAAGLGIAVEGLYLRRSGVPDEEAFGLLIVPLLALAAWQALRTRRPAWWIPAVALALTMPPLHNMSGLVAGMTLTGIATVALVRARNRRDVVAASTVGLGYWTVYFGYALTAPAVGLELTYSGLLRGTLGLFVAWVVAVGIIAVWSRSASATALRLAWLLPVGGWFVLVGVNTVVTIYPGTVPSPNLIALLIGAYAVPVVLVGVGLPEGRGGSGTPALAALLAPVTLTYYALTATLTPQFFGLIVRVQSFAHLPAFVFVGVALGVILVHRGQGETARSLAKPDGGDTGTRTLFVSAASLATIGRVVVVLLFGLALATTLPLGYVDFTTGSIPSTTPPAEFQAVTFAERSLNGPYATDHGPSRIGIHYYAETNASPQVSPIRSWLRGGAPPDCPVLLPRDWTTTGAQLYPAAPETLSREQYNRFLAERNVIYQSSGGNPHALVVPRGNATTC, via the coding sequence ATGACTGACCGGCGCCGTACACTCGTGCTCGTCGCGCTGGCGACGCTCGCCGTGGGTATCGCCACGCGGGCGTGGCCGCTCTACTGGAGCCCGTACCCGGCGACACTCGACGCGTTCCGGTACGCACGACTCGCGGAGGCGACAGTCGAGGGTGCGCTCCCGGTCGCCACACTCCAGGCCGACGAGCTCGTCTTCACGATGGTCCACGGGTTCCTCGCGGCCGTCACCGGCGTCTCGACGCTGCGTATCGCCCAGCCGATGGTCGCCGTGACGGGTGGGGCCTCCTGCCTGACCGCGGTGGCGCTCGTGGCTCGCATCGGCCGCGAGCGCGGGTGGTCCAGCCGTCGGGTGCGGGTCGCGGCCACTGCTGCGGGGTTAGGTATCGCTGTCGAGGGGCTCTACCTCCGACGCTCGGGCGTGCCCGACGAGGAAGCGTTCGGATTGCTCATCGTCCCGCTGCTGGCACTCGCCGCGTGGCAGGCACTCCGGACGCGACGCCCGGCGTGGTGGATTCCGGCCGTCGCGCTCGCACTCACGATGCCGCCGCTGCACAACATGAGCGGGCTGGTCGCGGGGATGACGCTGACCGGCATCGCGACGGTCGCCCTCGTTCGTGCCCGGAATCGACGGGACGTCGTCGCGGCAAGCACGGTCGGGCTGGGATACTGGACCGTGTACTTCGGCTACGCGCTCACGGCGCCCGCGGTGGGACTGGAACTCACGTACAGTGGCCTGTTGCGCGGGACGCTCGGCCTGTTCGTCGCCTGGGTCGTCGCGGTCGGTATCATCGCCGTGTGGAGTCGGTCGGCATCGGCCACGGCACTCCGGCTGGCCTGGCTGCTCCCAGTGGGTGGCTGGTTCGTCCTCGTCGGCGTGAACACGGTCGTGACCATCTATCCGGGGACCGTTCCGTCACCGAACCTCATCGCGCTGCTCATCGGTGCGTACGCCGTTCCTGTCGTGCTGGTCGGCGTCGGGCTTCCCGAGGGCCGCGGCGGGAGTGGGACGCCGGCACTGGCCGCACTTCTCGCGCCCGTCACGCTCACCTACTACGCCCTCACCGCGACGCTCACGCCGCAGTTCTTCGGCCTAATCGTCCGTGTCCAGTCGTTCGCCCACCTGCCGGCGTTCGTGTTCGTCGGAGTCGCACTCGGAGTGATACTGGTCCACAGGGGCCAGGGAGAGACTGCTCGGTCACTGGCGAAGCCAGATGGCGGCGACACGGGCACGCGCACGCTGTTCGTCTCAGCAGCGAGCCTCGCGACTATCGGGCGGGTGGTGGTTGTCCTCCTGTTCGGACTTGCGCTCGCAACCACACTCCCGCTCGGCTACGTCGACTTCACCACTGGGTCGATTCCAAGCACGACGCCGCCCGCGGAGTTCCAGGCGGTCACCTTCGCCGAACGCAGTCTGAACGGTCCGTACGCGACCGACCACGGGCCGTCAAGAATCGGGATCCACTACTACGCGGAGACGAACGCGAGCCCGCAGGTCAGTCCGATCAGGAGTTGGCTCCGGGGCGGTGCGCCACCCGATTGTCCCGTACTTCTCCCCCGCGACTGGACGACGACTGGTGCCCAGTTGTATCCGGCAGCGCCAGAGACGCTGTCTCGGGAACAATACAACCGGTTCCTCGCCGAACGGAACGTGATCTACCAATCGAGCGGAGGCAATCCGCACGCGCTGGTGGTGCCGAGAGGGAATGCAACCACCTGTTAG
- a CDS encoding ABC transporter ATP-binding protein, giving the protein MATERQGSTDATDTAEPVLAAAGVSVDRGGTRVLTDVSLAVPPQARILIRGPSGAGKSTLFRVLGLLEPPNEGRILVSGTDAASLPERKRAALRRDHVGIVFQDFQLVPDLTARENAALPQEHGGDRDGEWLDELFERLDIVDLADQYPASLSGGEKQRVAIARALANRPAVVLADEPTGQLDPDTEERVLDLLDEATRETALVVVSHDRALGERFERVVTLRDGEVLEDVPASTGSD; this is encoded by the coding sequence ATGGCAACGGAGAGGCAGGGATCGACCGACGCGACCGACACCGCGGAGCCGGTCCTGGCCGCGGCCGGCGTCTCGGTCGACCGGGGAGGAACACGCGTTCTCACGGACGTCTCCCTGGCCGTGCCGCCACAGGCCCGCATCCTCATCCGCGGGCCGAGCGGCGCCGGCAAGAGCACGCTGTTCCGCGTCCTCGGGCTGCTGGAACCACCCAACGAAGGGCGGATACTGGTCAGCGGGACCGACGCCGCCTCGCTCCCGGAGCGCAAGCGGGCGGCGTTGCGGCGCGACCACGTCGGCATCGTCTTCCAGGACTTCCAGCTCGTCCCAGACCTGACGGCCCGCGAGAACGCCGCGCTTCCGCAGGAACACGGCGGCGACCGGGACGGCGAATGGCTGGACGAACTGTTCGAGCGGCTGGACATCGTCGACCTCGCCGACCAGTACCCGGCGTCGCTCTCGGGCGGGGAGAAGCAACGTGTCGCCATCGCGCGGGCGCTGGCGAATCGGCCCGCTGTGGTGCTCGCCGACGAGCCGACCGGGCAACTCGACCCCGACACCGAAGAGCGGGTGCTGGACCTGCTCGACGAGGCGACCCGCGAGACGGCGCTCGTGGTCGTGAGTCACGACCGAGCGCTGGGCGAGCGGTTCGAGCGGGTCGTGACGCTACGGGACGGGGAAGTACTCGAAGATGTGCCAGCATCGACTGGTTCGGATTGA
- a CDS encoding antitoxin VapB family protein, translating to MGTKTIGLREDAYERLKARKRDDESFTDLVNRLLDESTADWREGFGTLPSDEATDLEQFAKESREGLGAGLADRQSRAVTALREVESDDEESS from the coding sequence ATGGGAACGAAAACAATCGGGCTTCGCGAAGACGCGTACGAGCGGTTGAAAGCCCGGAAACGGGATGACGAGAGCTTCACGGACCTGGTGAATCGACTTCTCGACGAATCAACCGCTGACTGGCGAGAGGGATTCGGAACACTCCCCTCAGACGAAGCTACTGATCTCGAACAGTTCGCGAAAGAATCCCGCGAAGGACTCGGAGCAGGACTGGCAGACCGACAATCGAGAGCCGTGACGGCGTTGCGGGAGGTGGAGTCTGATGACGAGGAGAGTTCTTGA
- a CDS encoding type II toxin-antitoxin system VapC family toxin codes for MTRRVLDTTFLIHYWGGDPRAERYLEAHEEEAEFLTTTLNLKEIAVGRQLQGAFDRQEILATFDWLTVVPFDIDHAFVAGELEAVLRRTESPNQDRVNAVLGDLLIAAVARDLDAAVVTENVDDFETFGGVAVESY; via the coding sequence ATGACGAGGAGAGTTCTTGATACCACGTTCCTGATCCACTACTGGGGTGGCGACCCACGGGCCGAACGGTATCTGGAGGCTCACGAGGAGGAAGCGGAATTCCTGACGACGACGCTCAATCTCAAGGAGATCGCTGTCGGACGGCAGTTGCAGGGTGCGTTCGACCGGCAAGAAATCCTCGCGACGTTCGACTGGCTGACTGTCGTTCCGTTCGATATCGACCACGCGTTCGTTGCTGGTGAGCTGGAGGCAGTCCTCCGTCGAACCGAATCTCCGAATCAGGACCGGGTAAATGCAGTACTGGGAGATCTGCTGATTGCGGCCGTCGCCCGGGATCTCGATGCGGCCGTCGTCACGGAGAACGTCGACGACTTCGAGACGTTCGGGGGCGTAGCTGTCGAATCATACTGA
- a CDS encoding GLUG motif-containing protein, translating to MVDDREQSLGLDPERADTDGDGLNDAHELRLGTNATVPDTDGDGLEDGPEVREYGTDPTRADTDRDTLDDGREVANGSSSPVRWDTDDDGLNDARELALGTDPTAADTDGDGLSDAHEVVRTDRYPGADPLRKDVFVEIDYMRDYALPAEERSLIVEKFANAPVENPDGTTGITLHLQRGEQVPYRQVLDDRGSDEIESEYFDHAREGYHYAILVDQSGLAATEERETVDGAATPGTGLFHVSGSVDDTRMGTTFMHELGHSLGLSGVYRGIDSTTVPFEQYPSMMNYNSPPDYYGYTGNGSSFDDWATVGKRMDEPIRTRGVRVDCVDPTFAGGSGSAENPYEIANVTQLNCIRADLSANYELVADIDATGRRGFDPVGDRLAGAPFTGTLDGNGHAISGLTLRHQNRKYVGLFDIMGGTVLDLRITDADVVGKSYVGVLAAENRGTIRNVTISGSVSGVDGGVESGDAIGGVVAINGDGLGNRGNLPTDATIALTTADVDVKGVDGGGLTAFNYGRITRSAATGNVTGAFYNSPSELGGLAGGNAGRITESFATGTVSGASNVGGLVGEHYRGTIADTYATGTVRATYKGVGGLVGTHREGRIVRSYANGRLEVGNRVPAVGAIAGQSLRGSVEASYWNAGRYDVDQAVGERTDSLEGIADSPANRSAWTITPVENPTGEAARDALSGLSFDSVWKTTDGHPTLAWAENRDR from the coding sequence GTGGTCGACGACCGGGAACAGTCACTCGGTCTCGACCCCGAGCGGGCCGATACGGATGGCGACGGACTGAACGACGCCCACGAGCTCCGACTCGGGACGAACGCGACGGTCCCCGACACCGACGGCGACGGGCTGGAGGACGGGCCCGAAGTCCGCGAGTACGGAACCGATCCGACGCGGGCAGACACCGACCGCGATACGCTCGACGACGGACGGGAGGTGGCCAACGGGTCGAGCAGTCCGGTTCGCTGGGACACCGACGACGACGGGCTGAACGACGCCCGCGAACTGGCGCTCGGGACGGACCCCACGGCTGCCGACACCGACGGCGACGGACTCTCGGATGCACACGAGGTGGTCCGGACCGACCGCTATCCGGGTGCCGACCCGCTCCGCAAGGACGTGTTCGTCGAGATCGACTACATGCGGGACTACGCCCTCCCGGCCGAGGAGCGCTCGCTCATCGTCGAGAAGTTCGCGAACGCGCCCGTCGAGAACCCGGACGGCACGACCGGCATCACGCTGCATCTCCAGCGTGGCGAGCAGGTGCCGTACCGGCAGGTGCTGGACGATCGCGGGTCCGACGAGATCGAGTCCGAGTACTTCGACCACGCTCGAGAGGGCTACCACTACGCGATTCTGGTGGACCAGAGTGGACTCGCCGCGACGGAGGAACGAGAGACGGTAGACGGAGCGGCCACCCCCGGAACCGGGCTGTTCCACGTCTCCGGGTCGGTCGATGACACACGGATGGGCACCACGTTCATGCACGAACTCGGGCACTCGCTCGGCCTGAGTGGCGTCTACCGTGGCATCGACTCGACGACGGTCCCGTTCGAGCAGTACCCCAGCATGATGAACTACAACTCGCCGCCGGACTACTACGGCTACACCGGCAACGGGTCGTCGTTCGACGACTGGGCGACCGTCGGGAAGCGGATGGACGAGCCGATCCGAACGCGAGGGGTCCGTGTCGACTGCGTCGACCCCACCTTCGCCGGCGGGAGCGGCAGCGCGGAGAACCCGTACGAGATCGCGAACGTGACGCAGCTCAACTGCATCCGCGCGGACCTGAGCGCGAACTACGAACTCGTCGCGGACATCGACGCCACCGGACGCCGCGGGTTCGACCCGGTCGGTGACCGACTCGCCGGGGCGCCGTTCACCGGAACGCTCGACGGGAACGGGCACGCCATCTCCGGGCTGACACTCCGCCACCAGAACCGCAAGTACGTCGGACTGTTCGACATCATGGGTGGGACGGTCCTGGACCTCCGCATCACCGACGCCGATGTCGTCGGGAAGAGCTACGTCGGCGTCCTGGCCGCCGAGAACCGGGGAACCATCAGGAACGTCACCATCTCGGGGTCGGTCAGCGGTGTCGATGGCGGCGTCGAGAGCGGCGACGCCATCGGCGGTGTCGTGGCCATCAACGGCGATGGCCTCGGCAACCGTGGGAACCTCCCGACCGACGCGACCATCGCGCTGACGACCGCCGATGTCGACGTGAAGGGCGTCGATGGCGGCGGTCTCACGGCGTTCAACTACGGCCGCATCACCCGGTCGGCCGCGACCGGAAACGTCACCGGCGCGTTCTACAACAGCCCCTCCGAGCTTGGCGGGCTGGCCGGAGGGAACGCCGGTCGCATCACGGAATCCTTCGCGACGGGCACCGTCAGCGGGGCGAGTAATGTCGGTGGGTTGGTCGGGGAGCACTATCGCGGCACAATCGCGGACACGTACGCCACGGGAACGGTCCGGGCGACGTACAAGGGCGTCGGGGGACTCGTCGGCACGCATCGCGAGGGCCGCATCGTTCGCTCGTACGCGAACGGCCGACTGGAGGTCGGGAACAGGGTGCCCGCCGTCGGCGCCATCGCCGGGCAGTCGCTCCGCGGCAGCGTGGAGGCGTCGTACTGGAACGCCGGCCGGTACGATGTCGACCAGGCCGTTGGCGAGCGGACCGATTCGCTCGAGGGCATCGCCGACTCACCCGCGAACCGCTCCGCCTGGACCATCACGCCGGTCGAGAACCCGACCGGGGAGGCAGCACGCGATGCGCTCTCGGGCCTCTCGTTCGATTCGGTCTGGAAGACGACCGACGGGCACCCGACGCTCGCCTGGGCCGAGAACCGCGATCGCTGA
- a CDS encoding metal-dependent hydrolase has protein sequence MWPWAHAALGYLAYTLYLRGRFDTRPVGLPVVALGLGTQLPDIIDKTLAWYVGVLPYGRSLAHSLLTGTLIMLAVVAVFRARGADRSATAFTIGYVSHFVGDAFGSLVSLSFGDLGFLVWPLVPPPATETVGLFAHLRDIEGSPLFLFGLGLTAVGLVLWYRHGLPGLRELASLAMRRSESDRSRTD, from the coding sequence ATGTGGCCCTGGGCCCACGCCGCACTTGGCTACCTCGCGTACACGCTGTACCTGCGCGGCCGTTTCGACACGCGACCGGTCGGCCTGCCGGTCGTCGCACTCGGGCTCGGCACCCAGCTCCCGGACATCATCGACAAGACGCTGGCGTGGTACGTCGGCGTCCTTCCGTACGGCCGGTCGCTGGCCCACTCGCTGCTGACGGGGACGCTCATCATGCTCGCCGTCGTCGCGGTGTTCCGCGCTCGGGGCGCCGACCGCTCGGCGACGGCGTTCACCATCGGCTACGTCTCGCATTTCGTGGGTGACGCGTTCGGCTCGCTCGTCTCGCTGAGTTTCGGTGATCTCGGGTTCCTGGTGTGGCCGCTGGTCCCGCCGCCGGCGACCGAGACGGTCGGCCTGTTCGCACACCTCCGGGATATCGAGGGCTCACCGCTGTTCCTGTTCGGCCTCGGGCTGACGGCGGTCGGCCTCGTGCTCTGGTATCGACACGGCCTTCCGGGGCTCCGGGAACTGGCCAGCCTTGCCATGCGTCGGTCGGAATCGGACCGCTCGCGAACCGACTGA
- a CDS encoding DUF4350 domain-containing protein, translating into MPRELLGIEWDVPRVLLVALVAATLLGLVVAASTSSAAFGLYNPGWEGTSELRAVADETGTETTVIQNTTGYRSAGPDSVAVVLAPDRGYTDREAARIRAFLDRGGTLVVAEDVGTGGNELLAAVGASARVNGTLLRDERFNYRSPAMPLARNVTANETLTRGVDRLTLNYASVVEPGDDNTTVLVRSSGFAYLDTNDNGELDDSERLASRPVATVERAGQGRVVVVSDPSLFINTMLERSGNRRFARNLLGSEERLLLDFSHTADLPPLTLAVVTVRNTPLLQTLVGCLAVGLVGAWGAGWFGRFGGLLGRVRGDGRSADAAPVTEADLVAYLRERHPEWEESRIRRIAQGISTERGEGGADD; encoded by the coding sequence GTGCCACGGGAACTGCTGGGCATCGAGTGGGACGTGCCACGAGTGCTTCTGGTCGCGCTGGTGGCTGCGACACTGCTGGGCCTCGTCGTCGCCGCGAGCACCTCCTCGGCCGCCTTCGGACTCTACAACCCGGGTTGGGAGGGCACTTCGGAGCTCCGAGCCGTGGCCGACGAGACCGGTACCGAGACGACGGTCATCCAGAATACGACCGGCTACCGGAGCGCGGGCCCGGATTCGGTCGCGGTCGTCCTCGCCCCGGACCGGGGCTACACCGACCGGGAGGCCGCCAGAATCCGTGCCTTCCTCGACCGTGGCGGCACGCTCGTCGTCGCCGAGGACGTCGGGACCGGTGGGAACGAGCTCCTCGCCGCCGTCGGCGCATCTGCCCGCGTCAACGGCACGCTCCTGCGTGACGAGCGGTTCAACTACCGTTCGCCCGCGATGCCCCTCGCGCGGAACGTGACCGCCAACGAGACACTCACGCGGGGCGTCGATCGGCTGACACTCAACTACGCGAGCGTCGTCGAACCGGGCGACGACAACACGACCGTCCTCGTCCGCTCGTCCGGATTCGCCTATCTGGACACCAACGACAACGGCGAACTCGACGATAGCGAGCGGCTGGCCTCGCGCCCGGTCGCGACCGTCGAGCGTGCCGGGCAGGGACGCGTCGTGGTCGTCTCGGACCCCAGCCTGTTCATCAACACGATGCTGGAGCGGTCCGGAAACCGACGGTTCGCCCGGAACCTGCTCGGGAGCGAGGAGCGTCTGCTGCTCGATTTCTCCCACACCGCCGACCTGCCGCCACTCACCCTCGCGGTGGTCACCGTCCGCAACACGCCGCTACTGCAGACACTCGTCGGCTGTCTCGCGGTCGGTCTCGTCGGCGCGTGGGGCGCTGGCTGGTTCGGTCGGTTCGGGGGGCTCCTGGGGCGTGTCCGCGGGGACGGCCGCTCCGCCGACGCCGCGCCCGTGACGGAGGCCGACCTCGTGGCGTACCTCCGCGAGCGACACCCCGAGTGGGAGGAGTCGCGAATCCGGCGGATTGCACAAGGGATTTCAACGGAACGCGGCGAAGGTGGCGCAGATGACTGA